The DNA segment CATCGAAGTAAATATCCGTCAGATTGGCAAGACCAAACAGAGCGGGACTGCGCGCAGTTGACAGCATCATATTATCCTTTCGGCGATAAATCGCCACGGTTCCCTCCAGGATGAGATAACACATTCCCTGACCATTCACCTGGAAATCCATCTGCTCCCCACGTTCTATTTTACGTAGAGTAGAATACGGCTGTAAGTGAGTAATCAGCTCTTGCGCATAGGGCGAACCTTTGTGAGGTTTTTCTGAAGAGGACATAACCGATAACCTTCATATTGACCTGTCTGATTATAGCGTTACTCCCTGTGCCATGCATCGCAATCGTCAATATTTACGGGGTAAATGGTTGATATCAAGTAGTACACCCCGTTCCATGGTGATGTACTTCCCGGTTCGCAGTTCTGCCAGAATACGCATGATACCGCTACGTGAAAGATAGGTTCGGCTTTTGATATAGGCCGCAGCCGTAATTGTTTGTCGTATCGCGTCAGGCTCTTGCATGAGTTCAACAAGCTGAAAGCGAATAATGTCATAGGCCGACATCTGCGATATTTGCGCACAATGCTCATACACGCGGGAGGCAGTGTAAATCAAGAGTTTCGAAAAATGCTCCCATAAATCCTGTTGCGCAACGATGTTATTAAAACAATCCAATGACACACGGGCTATCTCTGAAGTTTCCAGAGCTCTGACATAAAGATGTTCAGAGGAAAACTGACTGCTGACGCCCAAAATAAACGGTGCCGATTCAGAGTTTAAAACAATACCATCGCCGCGGCGATGCAAGGCGACGCTACCTTGTAATAGCAAAAAACATTGCCGGATATCATCTTTATAATAATGCACAACATCACCTCTGCCGATCACTAATCTTTCTGCAACGGGTAACACATGTTTATTCAGTGTCTCTATATGCATGAATGGTTTTAATTCCAGGGCGGATGATTTGTCATTGTTTTCCGTGGTCGTTAAGCGCGTGTTCATAAGAAACCTCAATTCCGCATGCATGATCATTTTTTGAACGGCATGAAGAATTATCTTAAAAATTAAGAATTCAAGGAATATTTGCACAAGGTCTAAAAGTAGACTTGGGAAAATTTGCGTTCTAACTTATTGATTTTTTGGTTCTTGATACGTAAGTCTAAAAATAGACTGGACGTTGCTGATGGGGAGAAACAAGAAATGAATGTTGAATATTCGTTAACGGAAAGTCTACAGCTAGACTGAGAAAACATTTGAGTTTAAGAAAATGATTAGATAAATTTTAACCAGTCAGCTGAACAGTTCAGTATTTTCCCGTAATTAATTATGGTTGGCATGCTGCACTCTAAAAATAAAGTCACTGGCACAAAAGGGTGTAACTCCCACAGGAAGCCTATTGTCAAAAAATGGGTAGTAAACAAAGTTAATAAGGAAACAGAGTGATGAAAAAAAATCTTTTTTTAGTGGCACTAACTACAATCGCAGCGCTGTCTATGTCTCACGTTTATGCTGCCGCTGGCACCGTTAATTTCGTCGGCAACATTCTGGATAATGCCTGTGAAGTCGATGTGGCTTCGAAAAATCAGGAAGTAAATCTGGGTAACTTTTATAAAAGTGAATTCCCGGATAGCGGCACAAAAGCGGCTGCGAAGGATTTTAATATTGTTCTGAAAAACTGTCCGGTCACGGTTTCGTCTACAAAAGTGCGCTTTGATGGTACACCGGATCTGACGAATCCTAACTTGCTGGCTATTGATACATCAACATCGAGTGCGGCATCGGGGGTGGCGATTAATCTGATGACTGCAGATAAAGCCGATCTGCCTTTGCACGGCGAAAACAGCTATAGCTACATACTTAGCAGTACGCAAGACAATACGTTGAAATTCTATGCGCAATATATTTCTACCACCACATCGGTAACGCCAGGTACGGCAAACTCCGTTGCTAACTTCTCCGTTGTGTATAACTAGTTTCTTGTTCAGAAAACAGATGGGGCTGGTACGGCCCCATCTTTTAGAGGTGTAAAATGAATTTTCTTCGCAACATATTACTTACCGCCGCGATATTGAGCGCCGGTTTATCTGTTGCCCAGGCTGGTGTGATTATTGGTGGGACTCGCGTTATTTTTGATGGTAATAAAAAAGAGGCCTCTATTAACGTTAACAATCCAGATGACATGCCATATCTTATCCAGTCATGGATCGAAACGCCTGACGGTGGTATAGAGAAGGCTCCTTTTATTATTACACCGCCTCTGTACCGTCTGAATAATGGACAACAAAATGTCGAGCGTATTGTGGTAACCGGAGCATTACCTCAGGATAAAGAGAGTCTGTTCTGGCTCAACATAAAAGCTATACCTTCTTCGTCTAAAGTCGACAATACATTGCAAATTGCCGTTAAGACTAGAATTAAGCTTATCTACCGGCCAGCGGTGATGAAAGGCACACTTCCGGAAGAGCAGGCTGATAAATTACGCTGGCAACAGATAGGACAGAAAATACAGGTAAATAATCCGACACAACATGTGATTAATTTTAATGAGATTTCAGTGGCGGGTAAGAAATTGCTTGATGTCAGTTATGTATTACCCGGCGGTACGGCGACATTCGACTTACCTTCCGGGATAACAAAGGGGGCAGTTGTATTCAAAATTATCAATGATTATGGCAGTCCAGGTGCAGAACACAAGGCCAGTCTGTAGAAAGGTAAAAACAAACTGAGTGGGATTTAGGATAATGGCTAAGGATTCTATAAAAGAACGACCTGCTCGGTTGATATTATTGATAACTGTCGTGCTCTTCGGTAATGCACAAAATAGTTATAGTCGCGATTTTTTTAACCCAGAATTGGTTGAGCTGGATAATCCAGGGACAGTGAAAGTCGATCTTTCAGGGTTTGAGTCTGGCGCACAGGCACCAGGGAATTATCATGTTGATGTTGTACTGGATGATCAGTTAGTCGATACCCGCGATATTACGTTTATATTAATGAAAGAGCTTAATGGCGATGAAAAATTAGAACCCTGCTTAACCATTGAGCAATTACAAAACTGGGGGGTAAAGACAGGACTTTTTCCCGGTTTGAAGGGCGATACATCCTGTGCAAATCTATACGCCATTCCTCACGCTAGTGCGGATTTCCAGTTTGCCATGCAGCGCCTGGTATTGAGCATTCCGCAGGCGGCAATATCAGCGCAAGCTCGAGGGTCGGTGCCGTCCGAACACTGGGATGAAGGCATTAGCGCCGCTATGCTCAACTACACTCTGAGTGGGGCGAACAACTGGGCAAAAAATAACAGCAGCAACAGCGATAGCCAGTATGCCAACCTTCGTCCGGGAGTGAACATTGGTCCCTGGCGGTTACGAAATTACACTACCTGGTCGCGAGATTCGCAGGGACACGATGCCTGGGATACGGTTTACACTTACGCCCAACGCACGATAATTCCGTTGAAATCGCAGCTCACGCTGGGGGACAGTTCTGCCCCGGCAGATGTTTTCGACAGCATACCTTTCCGGGGAGCTCAACTTGCTTCCGATGATGACATGCTGCCTGACTCTCTCAAGGGCTATGCCCCAGTGGTGCGCGGCATAGCCAGAACCAATGCTCAGGTGCTTATTCGTCAGAATGGCTATCAGATTTACCAGAGCTTTGTGGCACCAGGCGCTTTTGAAATTACGGACATGTATCCTACCGGCGGCGCCGGAGATCTTGATGTCACCATTAAAGAGGCTGATGGCAGTGAACAACACTTTAGCGTGCCGTTTGCCTCACTTCCCGTATTGCAGCGTGAAGGGCGAATAAAATATGCGTTAACAGGTGGTCAATATCGTTCCTATAACAGCAGTGTGGATAAAACACCTTTTGGTCAGATTAGCGGTATTCTCGGCTTGCCCTATGGTTTTACGTTTTATGGCGGATTGCAGGAATCGAGGAAGTATCAGGCTCTCGCCGCGGGTGTGGGTAAGAATATGGGCGACTTCGGCGCTATCTCCACCGATATAACCCAGGGCTGGTCCACGCCACAAAATATGCCAAAATCAAACGGTCAATCCTGGCGGGCACGATACAGTAAAAACTTTGCTACAACTGGCACCAACTTTGCAATCGCAGGCTACCGCTATTCCACCAACGGCTACTATGGCATGCAGGAGGTCCTTGATTCTTATGGTGACAGTCATGCGCTTCAGGATCGACGTCGCAATCGTGCTGAGCTGACGCTGAGCCAGGGGTTGGGAGATAACCTGGGTTCTTTGATGCTGAGCGTCGCGCGTG comes from the Citrobacter amalonaticus genome and includes:
- a CDS encoding fimbria/pilus outer membrane usher protein, whose protein sequence is MAKDSIKERPARLILLITVVLFGNAQNSYSRDFFNPELVELDNPGTVKVDLSGFESGAQAPGNYHVDVVLDDQLVDTRDITFILMKELNGDEKLEPCLTIEQLQNWGVKTGLFPGLKGDTSCANLYAIPHASADFQFAMQRLVLSIPQAAISAQARGSVPSEHWDEGISAAMLNYTLSGANNWAKNNSSNSDSQYANLRPGVNIGPWRLRNYTTWSRDSQGHDAWDTVYTYAQRTIIPLKSQLTLGDSSAPADVFDSIPFRGAQLASDDDMLPDSLKGYAPVVRGIARTNAQVLIRQNGYQIYQSFVAPGAFEITDMYPTGGAGDLDVTIKEADGSEQHFSVPFASLPVLQREGRIKYALTGGQYRSYNSSVDKTPFGQISGILGLPYGFTFYGGLQESRKYQALAAGVGKNMGDFGAISTDITQGWSTPQNMPKSNGQSWRARYSKNFATTGTNFAIAGYRYSTNGYYGMQEVLDSYGDSHALQDRRRNRAELTLSQGLGDNLGSLMLSVAREDYWDSGKTMESWSVGYNNYWRSISYGLTWTLSKNASAGTHSAHQNYDKDQMLALNISIPLEKLLPQTWANYGMNASKRNGTTHSVGMNGVALPNNVFNWNVQQGYGTNGVGYTGNMNGDYKGTYGELTAGYSYDKNIDRLNYGLQGGVVAHANGVTFSQPLGETNVLIAAPGASGVGIHNMSGATTDYRGYTLASNLMPYRKNDVSLITESLPANVEFEQTVKTVVPTRGAIVRANYLASVGARMLMILTQRNGHFVPFGAIVSIEGAKHSGFIVGNNGQVYLTGLDPKVNLTVKWGNQSENTCNVHYSINMMKQNNDVILDNAICR
- a CDS encoding molecular chaperone, with product MNFLRNILLTAAILSAGLSVAQAGVIIGGTRVIFDGNKKEASINVNNPDDMPYLIQSWIETPDGGIEKAPFIITPPLYRLNNGQQNVERIVVTGALPQDKESLFWLNIKAIPSSSKVDNTLQIAVKTRIKLIYRPAVMKGTLPEEQADKLRWQQIGQKIQVNNPTQHVINFNEISVAGKKLLDVSYVLPGGTATFDLPSGITKGAVVFKIINDYGSPGAEHKASL
- a CDS encoding fimbrial protein; this translates as MKKNLFLVALTTIAALSMSHVYAAAGTVNFVGNILDNACEVDVASKNQEVNLGNFYKSEFPDSGTKAAAKDFNIVLKNCPVTVSSTKVRFDGTPDLTNPNLLAIDTSTSSAASGVAINLMTADKADLPLHGENSYSYILSSTQDNTLKFYAQYISTTTSVTPGTANSVANFSVVYN
- a CDS encoding winged helix-turn-helix transcriptional regulator, encoding MNTRLTTTENNDKSSALELKPFMHIETLNKHVLPVAERLVIGRGDVVHYYKDDIRQCFLLLQGSVALHRRGDGIVLNSESAPFILGVSSQFSSEHLYVRALETSEIARVSLDCFNNIVAQQDLWEHFSKLLIYTASRVYEHCAQISQMSAYDIIRFQLVELMQEPDAIRQTITAAAYIKSRTYLSRSGIMRILAELRTGKYITMERGVLLDINHLPRKY